AGGTAGGGGTTCTGAGTTCTTGCTTCTCAATGTAGGAGCATAATCCCATATATTAAAAAATTTGGGAAGCATCCAGTAACTGGAGCAGCGCTGAAGCAGGATGATCTAATTCCTCTTACGTTCCATAAGAACACGGACGGTGAGTTGAAACCTATGGCATGAAAATTTCAATGTAGCTTCAACAAAGTGGAACTGCTAGAACAACAGTAAATTCCTTTGATGTTAGCTGCTCTTCTCTGTCTGTAACTCTGTATGttaaaatgtttttttcttgtgcaGGGGAGTTTCAGTGTCCTGTCTTGAATAAAGTTTTTACAGAATTCACACATATAGTTGCTGTAAAGACTACTGGGAACGTCTTCTGTTATGAGGTGGGATTTATCCTTCAGTTAGCTACATGCTAGTTTTTTCAGGTGGTCAATTTGGTGTTATGGTATGTTCCAAGCTGATGGATTTTGCTTTCTGTTTGTAGGCAATCCATGAGCTTAACATTAAACCGAAGAATTGGAAAGAGTTGCTAACTGATGAGCCCTTCGCACGAAAGGACTTGATAACAATTCAGGTAGCTGTTTTGAAGAACATCCATGTTACTCATTTTCTTATGTACAATTAACGCTAGCCTAATTATGTTCACCTTGTGAATTGGTGTAGAATCCAAATGCGCTTGATAGCAAGGTACTAGGGGAATTTGACCATGTCAAACAAGGCCTCAAACTTGAGGATGAAGGTTCACTTATGCCCCCTCCTTCCCTGTTACTTATTTTGTGTCAGTTGTTCCGTATCTATCTAACATACAGTCTTTCCTTTTGAAATGGGTTAACTTACATGTTCTGCCTATCCAACTACTGCGCAGAGTTGCAGCGAATGAAAGATGATCCAACCTACAACATAAATGTTTCTGGTGATCTTAAGCAAATGATGAAGGAACTGGGGACTGAAAAAGGGAAGATGGCTTTTCTGCATGGTGGAGGAGGACAGAAAGCTCAAAAAGAAAGAGCTGCAGCTCTAGCTGtcattttagcaaaaaaagaagagggtGAATCAAAATCAGGCAAAGAAGCAAAACCTCCTCAACCGTTCAGTGTTGTTGATGCTGCATCAGCCTCTGTTCATGGCAGgagtgcagcagcagcaaaatcTGGTACTGCTGAGAAAACTGCTGCTAGAATTGCTATGCACATGGCAGGGGATCGAGCTCCTGTGAATGCCAAGTTGGTAAATTTTCATCTCATCTCCATGTCTTATATAGGCCTTGTGTTATGCAATTGGTGTTTGTCTTATGGAGTTGGTCCAATAATTTCAGGTTAAAAGTCGTTACACTACTGGAGCAGCTTCACGTTCTTTCACGTCGACTGCCTATGATCCTGTTACCAAAAATGAATTTGAGTATGTCAAAGTTGAAAAGaatccaaaaaagaaaggatATGTTCAGTTGCATACCACCCATGGTGATTTGAATTTGGAGCTTCATTGTGATATTACTCCTCGAACGTGTGAAAACTTCCTCACTCATTGTGAAAACGGTTACTACAATGGCCTTATCTTCCATCGTAGCATCAAGTATGTTGTCTTATTCTTATTAGCCATATATAGGTATTGTTTAATCATTCCATAACCCATGGCCATATGTAAATAATTTATGTTTGCTCACACATTTAACAGGAACTTTATGATACAAGGAGGTGATCCAACTGGCACAGGAAGTGGAGGGGAGTCCATATGGGGTCAACCTTTCAAGGATGAATTGAATTCAAAGCTGCTACATTCAGGAAGAGGTGTTGTCAGCATGGCAAATTCTGGCCCCCATACTAATGGATCCCAATTTTTCATCTTGTACAAGTCTGCAGCCCATTTAAATTTCAAGCACACAGTATTTGGCATGGTGGTCGGTGGTTTGACCACTCTTTCAACTATGGAAAAGGTCCCTGTTGATGACGATGACCGGCCATTGGttagtattattatttttgttttgtctgcagttttactttgttttcttgcatacacaatttttttaccGCAAACATTAGCCCATTAACTTTGGCACAATTGCAATATAATTCTCTTTTAAGCATAATGTTCCATATTATTTTAGGTTTGATTGATGTACTGTGTTCTCCTACTCTTTTAAGCATTATGTTCCATATTATTTTAGGTTTGATTGATGTACTGTGTTCTCCTGCATAGTTGTTTCTTGAGTGGACAAAAATATCTGAACGTTGTATTCCTATTTCTACCTTGATTTACAGGAGGAAATAAAGTTACTAAAAGTTAGTGTATTTGTGAATCCTTACATGGAACcagatgaagaggaagaaaaggcAAAGATTGAGGAGCAGAACAAGGATGCTGATCATGTAATGTTTTGCATCTTGTTTCGGTTATATTTATGGATTTCTTTGCATTTATGTATCTATGGTGGTTTTAACATTTGTTTGTACTAATTCAGGATAAGGTGGGATCATGGTATAGCAACCCAGGAACTGGTGTTGCTGCTTCAACAAGTGCTGGTAGTGGAGTTGGCAAGTATCTGAAAGCTCGGGCAGCTGGCTCTGCTGATGTTGCCAGaaatgctgcagcagcagatgattcaagcaagaaaagaaaagtgaaTGCTCCTAGTGTAGAATTCAAAGATTTCTCTGGATGGTAGCTGCATTGTATATGTGAATTGCCCTATGGTTCTCTCTGAAGAAGCAACTGGTTGGGACTTTGGTAACATTTGACATGTCCGTTCATGTTATGATGCTGTAATAACTGTCCAGAATGCCCAAGGTCCACAATTAGCAGTGTCCTGTGGAATCTCTGATTAGGACATGATATTGCTTCAAATTAATGCTGACAAAGCAGATTGTAGGATTGCAGTTTGTGCGACAAAGAGGTATTACTAGATTGTTCTGCTTCGAGTTACTGTAGTGCTTTACCTAATCGCAGTTCATATAGTTATTGTTTTGTTCTGTAAGAGCAAAAGAAATCCTTCAGTTCACAGTCACGGTGGTCTGTACTTTGTATTCCATATGTTCTTGGACTATGCATATTTTACCTGACTATCATTGGAGAGCCTTCACAGCTTATACACCCTGGCCTTGTCTTCTGTGCAGGCTGAGCTATTGACAGAGAGTCAGAGAGAATACTGGATGGAGTTAATTTTTTCACCTGTCTATGGAATGAATTACAGTATTACATATAGAACATAGAAAATCCAAGTGGAAACTCCATGTTTGTGATTATGTGTTTGTATGTTACTGTTCTTCATGGCATGTTGTACTAATACTTTGTCATTTCTGGACAACCGCTTTTAACAGTCATCTTTTCAGTTTCACACAGTTGCATTGTGCCAATAGAAAACCACGAGGAAATAACTGGATGGGGGAAGTTGTAGATTGAAATAGAAAACCAAATGAGTGAAACCATCCCATTCCAATCCACTTTATTATATTCGAGGAACCAagaacatgtactccctccgatccatattaattgtcgaaatattacatgtatttagatgctttttagatacagatacatctatatttgtacaaatttgagacgattaatatggatcggagggagtattagaaaTTGTGTTACTCCTAATACATTCTACTTTGTTCCCCTAATCGACGTGCATGCACAGTGAATCCTTATGTGTCAACCTTAAAACATACTCTGTATAATTTAGATTCCAAGAGATGTAGTCATGTAGATGCTCTGCTGCTAATATGCATGGTTTCGCCTGTAAAACTGTGCCGATTGTACGTTGTACAAGAAGCAATGAGCGCAGATGCCATCAACCAGTGCAAACTGCAAAGTTCTTTTTCAATCAGATGCAGTAACAAGTGAACATATTATATTATTCATATTgtagaacatgttcacccaggTGAACACAGTTACAAGATAAACCCATGGAAGTTAGAATGACTTAACATTGACCTGTACTTGCAATAACGACTTGTTACCTGTAAAGCTGTGCAGATTGTACGTTGTACAATAAGCAATGAGTGCAGATGCCATCAGCCAGTGCACACCAAAGTTATTTTTTAAGCAGAAGATGCAGTAACATGTGAACATGTCATATTATTCATCTTGTATACATGATCACCCAGGTGGACACAGTTACAGGATAAACCcttggaagttggaatgaCTTAAAATTGACCTGTACTTGCAATCAACGACTTGTTGAACTAAGAACATCAAACACTAACTGGCTCAAGAAAATGTTGAAACAAAACCAATCTCTGAAGCACCAAACAAACACCCTGGCAGCTGATTCGTTTGTTTTCGAACTACGCGCGTTTGAGCAAAACTACGAAAATGGACGCAATAGCCAGGAGCACAAAGGTCGACGGGCCATTTGCAAAATCTTTCTTGGTGTTCATGATCAGGGTTTTCAACCTCCCCTTGCTCTGGCCCTTGTCCGACGTTGCAACCAGGTCTTGCATAATGCTCGAAAGATTCGTCACCATCTCGGACACGAATGCCTTCATTTTCTCAACGTAGTCCTTGAATGCTTCTCCAGAGCCCGGTGAAGGCACACTGCTGCTTTGTGAGCTCTCAGCGTCACTATCTTCAGTAACACTAGAAGATTCACTGAGGTCTAAGACAGCAAAGGTACAGAAGCCCGAGTTAATTTATGAAAAGGTTACTGAATTAGAGGTATCACTGGACAGGCTAATGCTTACCTGTCCCGCATGTCTTGTAGAACTGCAAAACCTTTTCATTCTTCATCACAGCTTCCCAAACATTCTTGTCAGAAGCAAGCGAAGCAACGACATCCTGCAGAGAAAGGAGTACTCAATACAATAAGGCTGTTTGCACTTATATATTGCCAATTCAGGACTTAAGTTGCATAATGGATTCAAAAATAAGATGGGCTGTGATTTCATCAATATAAAAGACAGGAAAAGATCCCGACTCCCAAACTTTGTGTTGAACAAAGTTAGAGCTCACCTGTGCTTCAGGACTCTCCTGTAGCATTGTAAAGGCTTCAATAACACGTCCAGAGGCTCCAGAGGAAACAGATAAATTTTCATACTTGTCTTCATGCTTAAATGATTCTGAATGAACACGATCCTGAAATGTTTCCTGGGCATCCTTTGTCTTCGAAATTTCCAGGTGGGCAACATGAGACTCAACCTTAGCACTGGTTGGTTACATGAACGCAAGTCATCAGTTTGCTAGTACACATGAGATCTGCCACAGGAGCCAAAGGGGCATGCAGAGCTAaaggtaaaataaaattaatcgAAGTGTTGGGAATACTATCAATTTTAAGCATAATCATATCATATGGGTTGAACTACATTAATTACATGATTCATTCAGGTAATTATCAACCATCCTTTCTGAAAGATACACAATGAAAAACTCTTTGAACGACAGTCCCGATGATGTGATTGCAGAGACAGACTGACAGGAAAATCACACAAAACATTAAGCATGTCTAAAATAAACACGATTGGACAAGCCAAAAGGTAAGCGTCTTCAATAGATCTGTTGAATCTATCAGAAAATGACTTGACCGGCGACCGCTCCTGATGTACCAATCTTCTCATGCACCGGACCACAAATTGTGTAATCTATCGGGCGTCATTGCCTAAAACGACTAAACGTGCAACAGTATGCAGCTTCCCGTAGCCATGCATAAACCATCTATCACCAGTTCGACATTAATCTACAAAGAAAACGAGAAAGGGAAGAGAGCGGAGCAGGGGGGTAAGTTTGGCGTTACGCACATCTCGAAGGCTTCCCTGAGGTCGATggtggcggccatggcctCCTCGTAGGTGGGCACGGGGCCGAACACCTCGCGGTCCGTGATGACCCAGTCATCCACCACCGAGAAGGTGGACGCGGGGCGGCCGTCGGCCGCGGTTGCTGCGCCGGCGGTGGGCTTCACGGCGCGGCGGTAGGCGGCAGCGGAGCGGTAGCCGCCGATCatggcggccttggcggccgcgCGGACCCCCATGCTCCCCCCTCCCATCGCCTCCGATCGATCTCGCGCCGGCGCAACGAATTAGTACCCGGTACTGATCAGAACGCGATCGAAGTCGGTAGTGTAAAATGACGACGAGTATTTAACAGCTAGATGCGGATAGGAAGGAGCGTGCCTTTGCTTCCGTGGACGCGGTGAGATCTGGACCGTCGGATGTGGAACGGGTGGATCCTAGGTGTGGGGTGCGGTGCACGAGGAGATATATCCCCGTCGAGTCCTTGCGGTGCACGTGCATAACGGCATATGCCAAAGATATATCTTCCGTTTGTTCCGCAGATAATTCCGCCGGTTAATCTTCTCTTGCGATTAAACTGGTTGGTTGCATCTCACGGATCCCCACGGTAACAGAAAAATCCCCAAACGGCTAAGGCTAGTGGGAGTAGCCAAAGTACCAATTAAGCAATTTGGGTGATGTGTCCTGATATTAATGAGGAAAGAGAGGGTTGgagtaactagatatgttaccatcacATCACACTTCCCAAATACAATGAGTTTATAAAGCTAATAAATAAGTCTTCTATATTACCAcaaatatgttactacccactGTTGAAGtagtaacatatgcatgttactgGTTTATGTTACTACTCATTATGACCAGCctaagaaaacagaaaaatccCCAAAGAAAACTCTAGTTTTGTAGTCCcacctccgtttctaaatagttgtcgtgattttattgcaaatttgcactaaaaccacgacaagtatttaggaatggagggagtagaacttACCTTCAGTATTTCACACTTacatatttcaaatttgaactaaaaccacgacaagaattcaGGAACAGACTCCGAGCGGCCTTTTGCCAACAGGCAGTGCTAACTGGTCAATCTGTATTATCATCTTGACATGCCACATTTAGATAAGATTGTTCATCGTTGGATTCTTGTCTGATTAGATATTCGAGAAAAGTACTTTTTTCGTCTCTCAACTTGTCGGAAAGTTcgtttttcgtccctcaaaaAAATTCCATACTTTTTTGCTCCCTTaattttcaaaaccggacATTTTTAGTCACTCAGTCCATCCAAAATGGTTTTCCTAGCCATATGTCTGGTTTTCGCATaattttttcatttatttttttcaatcaagatatggatgatgcagatggaggagaagtACAACCAGTGCCTGGACGAGATCCAAAACACAACGACGTCCAATTTCAACAGCCTCGGCGGTCACGGGCTTAAGTGCAAACCGGACACGTGGTTAGACAAACCGTTTCGGATAGCCTTAAAGACTAAAagtgtccggttttgaaaGTTCAGGGATGAAAAAATTACGAATTGTTTTTGAGGGACGAGAAATGAACTTTCCgacaagttgagggacgaaaaaagtaTTTTTCTCTAGATATTCTTATCGTTATTGGAACTTTTGGTAGTTGGAGTTGTAGTCTCCTGTAGTCTGGTTTCAGTTGTAATCGGCAAAGTTTGGTTCCTATGCTTTATATACCTTGTTGCAGACCTCTAAAAACCTCTGTAAACTGTGTTGATTTCTATAATGAAATCGGGGGCTGATGCTCCTTCCTCTAAAATATGTTTTTGAAAGGAATTAAACTGTGTTCTCTGGCAACGCTGGAAACTATGTCCTCTCTGTTTCTTGAGAATCAGGTTGCTTGCCAGAATCTGTTCATGAACACTAAGGAATGCAAACACATAGGTAAATGCGCTGAAGTCCTTGAAGCTGCACAATTATACGAGTGTAGGTCACTAGCTAATCCGGGAGCGAGCCCCGAAAGATATCCTAGCACGGCTGATCCGGGAGGCGTTATATATATCGACAGAGGCTTCTGCTATCTAACGTTTAGCTTCAGTAGCAGCATTGTTTCTGAGTTCAGACACGTGTTCATCTGGCTCGTGTGAGTTGTTATGTGCTCTAATGTTAGTTATGTTGCTCGACAGGCGAACTGCGAGCACGGCTACTAGCTTCTAAAAAGCCAGGTTTGATAAATCTGAAAAAATGTCTGATATAGCAACAGTGAAGACTTGTAAGCAACATTGAAACTTCCCAGGCCCCTCTTGCGCACACACAAAAAGATCTCCAAGCCACGTCATGAAATTCCAGGATTAATTGTTAACCTCACTACCACCATGACATGATATATACAATTAGAAATAGAAACCTCAACACGTACGTCGATGGCTTGCATCTTCAGTCCATACCAAGCGCCCGCAACGctaaaccaaacaaaaagaCACATCAACAACAACCATCCTTGACTCTTACTCatcctagttttttttttcttctgtacgGTTATTACGTCAATTAACAAGTAGCCAAGCAAATCCACTAACAATAACAAGCGATTAATTAGCAATGAGCAGCCAAAGCCGGTGACCTCGCGCACGCAGCCATCCAATGGCGCGGGATGGCGACATGAACTGGTTTCTTAACTGATCCTAGGCACTTAAAACAAATGGCGAGAGTGATCTAAGCCAGCAGGCACACACCCAGGTGCAAAGCATCGCATTAGCGTTCGAGATAATGATATGGCGGGGGCCGCGGGCTTAATTAGCCAGGGAGGGGGGCCTCTGTGGTGTGGCCTGTGAGCCTCTAGCTCACGGAGAAGCGggtcccgccggcgccgcccgagcTAACAGCGCCCAGCATTAGGCCGCCTCCATGCTTAGTTTAAAGTCCCTAACTTGGTGTTAACGCGTCCGACGTGGCGCGCTCTCCGCCGCGGAAATGGAGTTTTACCCTTTCCACGCTACGGCGTGCTTGACTAGGTGCTTTGATCGATCAAACTGCTGCGTTTGCCTGTTGTTGCAAAGATATTCTTGTTTACAGTGTTTGTGGCTGATTGATAGTGTTTGCACTTGGCCGCTAGCTCCCTGTTTGCTTCAGTGTGCATAAGGATTGTCGAAAGATACGATAATGCATTCCCAAAAAAGATAAAGGGGTTcccgttcaaaaaaaaatgatgaagGGGTTTGCTAAATTCTGGGAATCTTGTGGCTGGCATCAAATTGAACAGATGCGCCAGTAGGGGCTTAGTACTTAGGATAGGTTAATTTGCACAAGCTGGTCACCGACTAAACATATGTTAGGTCTTTCTTGGTAGTACTCGGGAGGCACCACGCTGTACCAATAGCTCTCACGACTAAGGAGATATCTAAAGACGATGTTTCCCGGATATATAGAAGTTCTTGAAATGAAAAactttaaaaaatatataaatatggGAACCTGAGTGCAGCGTCTTGGCTCCCCAAGGTGAGTAAACattgagaaaaataattgaaaacgtacaaaatctgaaattttaCAGATATAAAATCTCGTGTACTTTGTGTGGCCGTAAATTTCATGGAAACTGATTATTTTTGGCCCAgacaaaagagaagaagacaaAAATTGCACTTGAAAAGCAATTTTTAGGGTAGTAAATTGTTTTTTTGCATAGGACACAACTTTCTATCTCTTTTCAATGAAAATTTATATATGGATATAAAAACACATACATGTACATGTTTAAATTGTTTCGGATTTTTTGACATTCAGAAAAATGTTGCATTTGTCTGTGAAGCATGCAGTAGTACCAAAAAATATCTTCGAAgtgagaggaagaaggaatgGAAGAGAGATCTAGTTGCCTGATTAATGCTTAATACATGGTGTATAAGTGTATTAGGTTTCATTAACGTACACAAAAGTTTGATCAAGAATTGCATTGTTAATACATGGTTTTTATgaaatgaaatttatatcaccGGATTTGTCTTCGAAAGTACTTACATAGAATTGTGGTTTTGCATCATATGAATCACATAATAGTGAAGCATCCGTCTTAACAAAACCCAACACAACATGTATATTGAGAAAAGGAGTGAGTATTACATTACTGATGGCGTGGCttatgaatatatttatttttactttcATAAATGAATCAATCTATACACGGAGTAGTAATTGAAGATAACTTTTgcttttagaaaagaaaactttGAAATGTGAACAGTTAAATATACAATTTAAAAGTAAAAACCTGAAGCATAGAAGTAAATAGAATATACAATAGAAGTACACTAACCCGGTGAAAACACCAACCACAAACGAACCAACCAAGCGTTCGCCAATCACCAGTGATTGAACCACAAAGGGTTGCAAAGGCAAAGCTGTAAACCAAGGGGCGTTTTCGTCCACGCGTTTTCCAAGTTATAAAGCCACGGCACCATGGTATTCTCAATTTCACCTCAACCTCACACAGCACCACTACTCTGATAATTTCGCCTACACCTTGACTTCCTCTGCTTCCTGCACAGAACAGCACAAGCGTCGACAGAGCTTAGCTTTCCATCCATGACCAAGGTGCACCCAAACGCCGCGGCGGTAGCTGCTTCTCTGGCAGTAGCGGAGGAGAAaagggaggcgacggcggtTGCTTCTCTGGCAGCAGCGGGGGAGAAGAGGGAGCCGGTGGCGCTGACCGTGTGGCGGCGGTCGTTGCTGTTCAACGGGAAGGGGTTCACGGTGTTCGACAGCAAAGGCGACCTCGTCTTCCGCGTCGAGACGTACGCCGGCGGCTCCCCCCGCGAGGTCGTCCTCATGGACGCCGACGGCCGCGCCCTTCTCACCATCTGCCGCAAGGTATACAGCGAATTTCTCTCTTGGGCCTTGGGGGGGTGAGTTCCGTGTGTTTGATTCGGGCGTTGGTTTTTCTGGGAAGAAGATTTTTTCCATGTCAATCAATTTAACTGGTGTTGCTTTCGTGATCCTCTTGCAGAAGCTGAGTCTAGCGGACGAGTGGTCGATCATGGACGGCGACGCGGCGTCGGCCGCGCCGAAG
This is a stretch of genomic DNA from Brachypodium distachyon strain Bd21 chromosome 1, Brachypodium_distachyon_v3.0, whole genome shotgun sequence. It encodes these proteins:
- the LOC100828731 gene encoding peptidyl-prolyl cis-trans isomerase CYP65 yields the protein MGKKQHSKDRMFITATEWATEWGGAKNREATAPFQRLPFYCCALTFLPFEDPVCTVDGSVFDLMSIIPYIKKFGKHPVTGAALKQDDLIPLTFHKNTDGEFQCPVLNKVFTEFTHIVAVKTTGNVFCYEAIHELNIKPKNWKELLTDEPFARKDLITIQNPNALDSKVLGEFDHVKQGLKLEDEELQRMKDDPTYNINVSGDLKQMMKELGTEKGKMAFLHGGGGQKAQKERAAALAVILAKKEEGESKSGKEAKPPQPFSVVDAASASVHGRSAAAAKSGTAEKTAARIAMHMAGDRAPVNAKLVKSRYTTGAASRSFTSTAYDPVTKNEFEYVKVEKNPKKKGYVQLHTTHGDLNLELHCDITPRTCENFLTHCENGYYNGLIFHRSIKNFMIQGGDPTGTGSGGESIWGQPFKDELNSKLLHSGRGVVSMANSGPHTNGSQFFILYKSAAHLNFKHTVFGMVVGGLTTLSTMEKVPVDDDDRPLEEIKLLKVSVFVNPYMEPDEEEEKAKIEEQNKDADHDKVGSWYSNPGTGVAASTSAGSGVGKYLKARAAGSADVARNAAAADDSSKKRKVNAPSVEFKDFSGW
- the LOC100829333 gene encoding protein LURP-one-related 8, translated to MTKVHPNAAAVAASLAVAEEKREATAVASLAAAGEKREPVALTVWRRSLLFNGKGFTVFDSKGDLVFRVETYAGGSPREVVLMDADGRALLTICRKKLSLADEWSIMDGDAASAAPKRFTARRNMSLLPTKSLARLSSVRGASDRGDAPRYHVEGSYVGRSLDMFASASGGGGEQGRRVATVCRKEAAVGPDVFRLVVEPGFEPALAMAVVILLDQMYAS
- the LOC100829035 gene encoding uncharacterized protein LOC100829035; the encoded protein is MGGGSMGVRAAAKAAMIGGYRSAAAYRRAVKPTAGAATAADGRPASTFSVVDDWVITDREVFGPVPTYEEAMAATIDLREAFEIAKVESHVAHLEISKTKDAQETFQDRVHSESFKHEDKYENLSVSSGASGRVIEAFTMLQESPEAQDVVASLASDKNVWEAVMKNEKVLQFYKTCGTDLSESSSVTEDSDAESSQSSSVPSPGSGEAFKDYVEKMKAFVSEMVTNLSSIMQDLVATSDKGQSKGRLKTLIMNTKKDFANGPSTFVLLAIASIFVVLLKRA